In Chitinophagaceae bacterium, the genomic window GGCATACATTGTTCCACCGACCGAAAAAACGAATATGGTACAGCAAGGTTTTTGGATTATAAAGGCCGTGGCGCAAAAGCACATTTATATACCGCATTTATTATGCTGGAACTGCTGCCTTTTTTAAGAAAAGAATACCGCATAAATTCATTTAAAGACAAATCCTTTGCCGGGTTTTCGCTGGGTGGGCTTTGTGCATTGGATATTGTGTGGAACCAGCATTACGAATTTCGATTTGCTGCTGTATTTAGCGGCTCGCTATGGTGGCGTGATAAAAGCCACCTGGATAAAGGTTTTGATGAGAATATAAACCGCATAATGCAAAAGCAAATCAGGGAAGGCAGCTATAATCCATGGTTAAAATTTTTTTTTGAGGTAGGTACACTCGATGAAACAGAAGACCGCAACAGCAATGGCGTTATTGATTCAATTGACGATACCTGTGCAACTATTGATGAATTGGTTAAAAAAGGGTACAGCAGCAAAACAGATATTCAATACCTGGAACTTAAAGATGGCAGGCACGATGTGGCAACCTGGGCAAGGGCTTTCCCGGAATTTTTTAAATGGATTTGGGGAACTTCAATTCGCAAATAACTCTTTCCGTTAAACTTCAACTCAAAAAGCCGCCAAGTAATGTGGCGGCTTTTATATAATACAAAAAAAATAGAGGGTTATTTTAAAACCGCATTCAGCTTGTTTTCTAATGCAGCGCCTCGCAGGTTTTTGCCAATTACATTTCCATTAGGGTCGAGTAAAAAACTTTGCGGTATGCTATTAATGCCAAATTGCTGTGCAACCGCATTTCCCCAGCCTTTAAGGTCGCTTACCTGCGTCCAGTTTAAACCGTCTTCTGCTACCGCATCCAGCCACTTTTGTTTTTCTTTATCGAGCGACACACCGAATATGGTAAAATTTTTATCTTTAAAAGCAGCAAAGCTCCTTACCAGGTTGGGGTTTTCTGCACGGCATGGCCTGCACCAACTTGCCCAAAAATCTACCAGCACATATTTTCCTTTAAAAGAGGATAACGATATTTTATTGCCATCTTTATCTTCCTGCGAAAAATCGGCTAATGGTTTACCAATGGGAAACTTCTTTTCTTCTGCAATAATTTGGGAAATATAATTTCCAACCGGAGATGTTCTTACTGCCTGGGTAAAAGAATTAAAAATTTCTTCTACTTTTATGGCATCGTTATTTATTTGAAAATGGCGGTACAAGGCCAATGGTGAAACATAAGACCCAGGGTGCGATTTTGTAAAATTTTCAAGTACATCACTTGCTTTAGCCGTTGTGGCAGCATCGTAGCGGCCCTGCTGGTTTATTAAACCTTCATAAGGTTTGGTAACTTTTAAGTAGTCCATAAACTCGGTATGAGAAGCAGAGCCTGTTACCGTAGCATTTTGAACAGAATCCCGGTAGGTAGATAAATGAATTGTGCTGTTGTCTAAAAAAAGTGTAATATATTTTTGTTCATTATTAAAATTTATTAACCGCACATCGGGAAATGGCATTTTGCCCGATAATAAAAACTTGCCTGCTTTAAGCGTTGCCGAAGCTTCGGGCTGGCCGCTATTGGGGTTAAGTAAATTTACCAATGTACCATCTTCATACCCTTTTACCGTTCCGTTAATTGTAAATCCCGATTGATTAACTGCTATGTCTTTGGATTTTATTTTTGTAGTTGCAGTTTGTGCAAAACTTGTAAAAGGTAAAATTGCCAGGAGGAGTAAATATTTTTTCATTACTGAATAAATGTATTTTTTAAATTTAAATGTTTTGCAAGATAATGCCAAATATGTGTTTTTCCATAGTGTTTTGTAATAATTAACATCCTTCCATATATGTTAAAAACCCTGCATTTCAAAAAACAAAAACAAAAAATATTTAACTTGTAAGTTCTAAAACAATCAAAATGATAATCACCATTTTTGGCGCCACTGGAAAGGTTGGGAAGCAAATTGTTAAAACTTTTTTAAATGAAGGCCATACGGTAAGGGCTTATGGCCGTAATGTTTTTACAGCAGCTTTTAGGGAAAATAAAAGTTTAGAACTGCTGCCCGGAACTTTATTTGATGAAGAGGCGGTATATAATGCCATTTTAGGAAGCGATGCTGTACTTTCTGTTATTGGCGGCGCAATGGATGGTACAGACAAAAGCCGCTCCCTGGGAATGAAAAATATTGTGCAGCAAATGCAAAGGGCAGGAGTGGATAGGATTATTAGTGTAGGCGGCTTGGGTATATTAGATGACCTTACAAAAGTAAATGGAGAATTGATGATGGACTCTGATAATTTTCCCCTGCACTTTTACAATGTTTCTAAGGAACACTTTGAAGCATACAAACATCTTGCAGCCTCCAATTTAAAATGGACCTTACTTGGTGCACCTGAAATATTGTACGAAGGGCCTACCGGAATTTATACCACGGCTGCAAATCATCCGCCGGAAACAAATCATTACCACATTACTTCAGGCGATATTGCTTTGTTTATGGTAAATGAACTTAATAATAATGAGTTTGTAAGAGAAAGGGTGGGGATAAGTAATTAGTTGTTGAGTTGGTTGAAGTAAGAAATAGTTTGGAGCTTGGGGGATGTGGCTGTGGGCGTTGGTCATTCAACTTTCAAACTTCAACTAATTAAACAAACTTCTTGGCGTCTTCTAAAAATTTAGCTAACCCAATATCAGTTAAAGGATGTTTAAGTAACCCTAAAATAGAATCAAGCGGGCAGGTGCAAACATCTGCTCCGGCTTCGGCACACTGGGTAATATGGTTTGCGTTACGGATTGAAGCTGCAAGTATTTCTGTTTTAAAACCTTGTACAGAATATATCTGGCGGATTTGGTGAATAAGTTCAATGCCGTACCAGCCGGTATCATCAATTCTTCCAATAAATGGAGAAACATATTTAGCGCCGGCTTTGGCGGCTAAAATGGCCTGCCCTGCAGAAAATACCAAAGTGCAGTTAGTGCGTATGCCATTATCGCTAAACCATTTCATGGCTTTTACACCTTCTTTAATCATGGGCACTTTTACCACAATATTTTTATGTAAAGCGGCAAGATGTTTTCCTTCGGCAACAATACCATCAAAATCTGTTGATATTACTTCGGCGCTAATATCGCCTTGCACCATATTGCAAATGTCAATATAATGTTTTTCAATAGCAGCTTTTCCTTTAATGCCTTCCTTTGCCATTAAAGATGGGTTGGTAGTTACACCATCTAAAATACCTAAATCGTTTGCTTCTTTTATTTGCGCAAGATTGGCAGTATCTAAAAAGAATTTCATGTATTGTATTTTTTTGCAAATTTAAGCATTTGCTGGCAATGCTGCCTTTAGAAAAAAGGAAATTAAAAACGGCAAGTTACTTATATCGCACCGCTCAACCACTTACCCTTGCTACCTTCCGGTTCTGGGGGAGTTCAGCAGGAGCTGGTCGTATAAGACTTGCCGGGGCGCAAATATAGTATGTTTAAAGTAAAATTACTTTTCAAATTGTGAGCAATTTTAAAAGTAAGTTAAAAACTAAATCCCGGCCTGTCCCTTCTTGAATTTACCTGTGAAATGCCTATAAGTTGGTCGTTACGGTCGGTAAACGATTTATAATAAATTAATATGGTATAACTGTTTTCTGTTTCCCAGTAATCGCCTTCCAGTGTTTTTTGTGAGGATGGGTTACCATCATTTTGTAAAATGTATTGATAATTATAATATCCTTGTTTTAAATATGCCGAGGTTTCATAAAAACCGGTTGTATCATTAAAATGAAGTTTCCATCTATCATCAGGTTTGTATTCTGTAAATGCGGCAGATAAATAAAGGCTTTGGCCAAAATAGGGCTTTGCATCCGGCGGGGCATACCGAAAGTTTACCGTTGCATAATCACCCTGGTAATGCGGATTAATGGATTCGTAAGAAATAATATTGTACATCCCATCATAATCGGGAAAATAAACATATCGCTGCCCGGTTCTGTCCACATCGGGTTTAAGAAAAATGTCGGTACTTTTTTTAAAATAATGTGCGCTATCCACCCGGTCGCTTTGTAAACGGAAACTTCTCAGGTCGAGCCAGCGCCATTCTTTACCTGCAGGAAATAAACCCACATTTTGCATATTATAAATAAGCGTATTGTTTCTTTGAAAACTTGCAACCACATCTCTTTGTGCATTATCCCATCGGTTGTTTTGTAATATCACGGCTTTTACCTGTTGTATTGCGCTAAAGGCATTCATATCTTTGGGCAGTAATACCGATAAATCGAGCCGTTGATGGGTTTTAAAATATTGCGGCGCAAGCGGCTGCACTACCTGTGCCGATACCACCGAATTTGCATCTACCACCAGCATTTGTTTGGTAAAAACAAGGTTGGATGTATCGCCATTTAAAAAAATTTTTAAAAGGTAGTTGCCCGATTTTACGGGAAGGGAATTAGCATCGGGCAGTATAGCTTCATAATGTGTATACCTGGTTAAGGCATAAGAAGAATAACGGTAATTGGTAATCCTGTTTTGGGTAAAGCCTTTTATGTAATCAAATGTGCTGAGGTTGGCAGGCTGCCAGTTGTAATCACATAGTACATAGGTATAGTAATAACTTTTAAGGCTGCCTTCAAGGTCGTCAAACTCCAGTTGAATGGGCTCTTTGCTATTAAGCGTATAAATGGGGAGTTGCTGCTGGTTGCCAAAGCCGTATAATTGTGCCGTGGCAATATAAGGCTTGTAAATTTTTTCAATTACCTGGGCATGGTTTTGTGTAAAAGAAAAAAGTAAAAAAAGAAAATAAAATCGTTTTACTGCTGTATGTATTTTCATCGAATAGCGTAAATTCATTTACTTTTGAAAGGTACGAAATAAATTGTTTTGAACCTTTCCTTTTTCATTGCCCGTAGATTAGCTTCAGTAAAGCAACATTCGTTCAGCCGTTTTATTATTGGGCTTGCTATAAGCGCTACAGCATTAAGCGTGGCAGTAATGATAGTGGCTTTAAGTTTTGCCAATGGTTTTCAGCAGGTAATCAGCAACAAAGTTTTTAGTTTTTGGGGTCATATACGTGTGCAACAAAATTTGGGAAATGGCACGGTTCTCTCCGAAGAATATCCCAGCCCGGCCAACGATACCATAGAAAATTATTTAAAAAATTTACCACAGGTAGCCAGTGTAGAAAAGTACGCAACCAAATCGGCAATTCTAAAATTTAATTCCGATATTGAAAGTGTTTTGTTAAAAGGCATTGACCGAAATTTTCATTTTTCAAGGTTGCAGCCATTTTTACAATCGGGTAAGTGGCTTACTTTTCCCGATAGCGGATACAGCAACCTAGTAAACATAAGCACTTATACTGCCAACAGGCTTAATATAAAACCGGGTGATGAACTGCTGGTGTTTTTTTTTAGAGAAGACGGTACTAAAACCGCAAGAAAATTAACAGTTGCAGGCTTATTTAAAACCGGGCTTGAAGAGTACGATAAAAATTTTGCCATTGCCGATATCAACCTTTTACGCAGGCTCAACAAATGGGACAGTGCCGATATTGCCGCTTATGAAGTGTATTTAAAAGATTACCGGGAAACGGACAGTATGAACAATAAAATTTATGAAGAGCTGCCGCAAACCTGGTACAGCAGGAGCATAAGTGAAATATATCCCAATATTTTCGACTGGCTAAAGTTGCAATCGCAAATAAAAAAAATACTCATTGTAATAATGATTATCGTTGCGGTTGTAAACCTCATTACCTGCCTTATTATTTTGGTATTGGAGCGCATCCGCATGACGGGTGTTTTAAAGGCACTCGGCGCCAGCAACAATACCATAAGCGGGATATTTTTATACAACACTTCTTTTATTGCATTAACAGGTATTGTACTTGGGGCCGTACTTGGGCTAGCAATATGTTTTGCCCAAATGAAAACCGGGTTTATTAAATTAAATGAAGAAGCCTACTTTATTTCAACGGCTGCAGTTGCCATTAACTGCTGGCAGGTTTTCTTTGTGTGCCTTATTACCTTTATCGTTTGTATGCTTACTTTATTAATTCCTGCTTTGCTGGTGAGAAAAGTAAGTGTGGTAAAGGCAGTACAGTTCCGGTAAAATCATTTGTTTTAAAAATAGGTTGGCGTGCCAGAAAATCGAACTAAACCTCTGTAAAATTTTTTGCTTTTTCATCATCAAATTCACCTTCCCAGCGGGCAATTACCGTACTGGCCAATGTATTGCCTATTACATTAACTGAGGTACGGGCCATATCCATTAATTCATCTATGCCATATATTGCCATAATGGGCCAAAGCGGAAAATTGAAAGTAGAAGCGGTAGCAATTAATATAACCAGGGAAGCCCGTGGAACCGCAGCAACGCCTTTGCTGGTAAGCATTAGCGATAAACCAATTAATAGCTGGTGCCAAAAATCCAAATGCATATTTGCAGCCTGTGCTACAAATACCGATGCAAGGGAAAGATAAAGAGTTGTACCATCGAGGTTAAAAGTGTAACCCGTAGGAATTACAAAAGATACAATTTTTCGGGGCACACCAAAGCGCTCCATATTTTCCAGGGCAATGGGCAGGGCAGAGTCGGAACTGGTGGTGGCAAAAGCAATAGATACCGGTTCCCTAATTGCCTGAATGAATTTTTTTATGGGAATTTTGGCAACATACAATGCAATGGGCAGCAATACAAATAATAAAAATGCAATTAAAGCTACATAAAGCGTAAGCAATAATATTACCAGGTTTTTTAAAATATCAATGCCTAAATGCCCAACTGTTACTGCAATAGCGGCGCCAACTCCAAAGGGCGCAAAATACATTATGATGTTGGTAAACCTGAACATGGTTTCTGCTAAACTCTCCGCAAACTCAAGCATCGGTTTTTTCTTTTGCTCTTTGAGCATAGCCAGCGATATACCGAATACAACGCTAAACAATACAATTGGTAAAACATTGCCCTCATAAACCGATTTGATGATATTTTCCGGAAAAATATCAATAATATGGTCCTGCCAGGTTTTAGGCACAACATTGGGCAGCTCCGTAAGTAATGCCTTGGGAACCTCAATGCCTACGCCCGCCTGGGTGAGGTTTATAAAAATTAAACCTATGATTAAAGCCAGCGTTGTTACCACTTCAAAATATAAAATAGATTTCCAACCCATTCGGCCCACCTGCTTAAGGTTGCTATGGCTGGCAATACCAACCACTAAAGTGGAAAATAGTAATGGCGCAACAATTGTTTTTATTAACCTTAAGAATATTTTACTTAAAAATTGAAGGTTTTGCGAAAATGCCGGAAAGTCCACGCCAATTTCAATACCCATTGCCATGGCAATCATTATCCATGTAGTTAAAGATTTTTTAAACCATCCCCAAATAAAGAGGCTGGCAATAAAAATCCACCTGCTCCACATTAAAACAGCAGAAGAAATGGGCGTAACATACTCATGTAAAATATGCAATATTGCTACTATGGTAAACAGTAACAACGATAAAATGCCGGCCTTTTTTTTTGTCATAAATTGGTTTAATAAATATTGCTTTTAAGCTAAAGTTTGTTTTAAATTATAGTACAATACGGGCAAAAACGGCAAAATGATCTGATGCATACCTGCCCTGCCAGGTTTGTGAAATATTTGCATGTTTCAGCACTTTGGCTTTTCCTTTTATAAAAATATAATCTATAGGTTTATCGGAAATTTCTTTGGGCCCAAACGCCGTAAATGAACCCTGTGGGCCATAATGGGGAGCAGATGAAATATTTTTAGCATTAATAAAGTATTTTGAAGTGCTTTTGTTGAGTAAAATCTGTATAGGCCCGTCGTCTTCGGTACTGTTGAAATCACCCATTATAATTGCCGGTTTTTTTGCTGTGAGTGCAAATACTTTTTCTTTGAGTAAAATAGCGCTGTTTTTACGGGCTTCCCGGCCTATATGGTCAAAATGGGTATTGAAAACAAAAAATATTTTTTGAGTTTTAAGGTCTTTGAATTTTACCCAGGTTACTATTCTCGTAATTGCGGCATCCCAGCTTTTACTGCCTGGTATATCAGGCGTTAAACTCAGCCAGAAAGTTTTTGTATCTAAAGCCCTTAGCCGGGTACTATTATAAAATATGGCCGAAAATTCACCTTTTGTTTTTCCGTCATCCCGGCCAACACCAAGGTATTTAAAATGGGGTAACCGCTGCTGCAGGTCCTTCATTTGATCGTAAAGTGCTTCCTGAACGCCTAAAATATCCACATTATGAAACAGCACTTCAGATGCAACAAGGTCTTTACGGTAAGGCCATGCATCCAGGCTGTCCGATACCAGGTTGAGCCTTATATTGAAAGTCATAATATTCAATGAAGCTTGTGCCTGTATTTCAGTTGCAGTACATAAGAAAAAAATAAGTGTTATTATATTTTTTTTCATCTTTTAAAGATACCTGTTATTGATCAATCTCATAAACCATGTTGACCCTGGTCGTAAAATTAAGCTAATGAATAAAATAAATTTGAAATGTAAAATAATTTTCGGCAAATAATTTGCCACTTGATTTATGGGTTATGACAGGCGCAAATAATGGACGCCGGGCTTTAAAAACTCAAGGATGATGAGTTTTTGGGTAAACCACTTAAATAAATAATCATGAAAACAATTATTGTAGCAACAGATTTTTCAGACGCAGCAGAAAATGCTATCAATTATGCTGCAGAAATGGCACTACAGTTAAAAGCCAGGCTTATACTTTTTCATGCTTACCAAATACCTGTAGCCGTATCTGAAATGCCTATAGTTTATGATATGGAGGCGCTTATTGCAGATAATAAAAGACAACTTGATACTATTAAAGAAAGGTTGCAGGATGCAAAAGGGCCAGCATTGTTTTTGCAAACCGAGGTAAGTGAAGGCTCTTTAATAGGTTGCCTCAAAGATATTTGCGAAGATATGGAGCCTTATACTGTGGTTATGGGCTGCCATGGAACCACAGCAGCAGAACGGTTTTTCTTTGGGAGCAATACCGTGTACGCATTAAAGCATTTGCATTGGCCTATTATTGCCGTACCGGCAAATTTTGCTTTTGCCGGTATTAAAAAAATTGCCTTTGCCAGCGACCTGGATAAAGACCTTGCCAAAACTGCACTTGCCTTATTGAAAAACTGGGTTACTGATTTTATGGCAAGTTTACATATTGTAAATTTTGGCAAGCAGGAGCAGTTTTACGAAAATTCCGTATTTGCCTCAGGCGCTTTACAAAGGGAGCTTAAAGTGCTGGATCCTCAATTTCATTTTATAACAGGAGAGAATACAGAAGATGCAATTACCCAATTTGTGTTAGCTAACCAAATTGATTTGCTGGTTGTGTTACATAAAACTTATGGGTTCTTTGAAAATATTTTTCACAAAAGCCAGACAAAGCAATTTGCCCTGTATTCGGCAATTCCATTGCTGGTATTGCATGAATAGGGTGCAACAAAAGGTCTTTGGGATTTAAATTTAAAGAATGGCGTAATTATTCCATTCAATTTACTCACTGCTTTTCAAACCTTCCGCTTTTATTTTTTATTTTAATACGGTACATCACAGGTTTAACCCTGTTGCTATCATCTAATTTTACATTTACGCCATGTTCATGCGGATGCACTTTATTGCCAGTAGATAAGGGATAATTTTGGCTGTAAAATATATCCTTTGCTTCTTTCAAATCTTTACCTTTCAATTCTTCAAAAGTTCCATATACTATTACTCCTTGCCAGTTTTGCATGTTCATTACCATATCTACTTCAAAACATACTTTATTGTTTTTTCGGAGCATTTCCAGTTTTTTGCCTTCTGTCAATTGGCCGTAAATGTACTTGCCATCGTAGGCATAAGTTACCGGTACTATATAAGGTTGGTTATCAACGCTGCAACCCAACCTGCCCGATGCCTGGCTCATTAATAAGTTATGCATTTGAATTTCATTTAGTTCTCCCAGCATTTCTATTGTTTTTATCAAATTTAAAGCTTAAACTACCAGTATGCTGTGATAAAACTCATAAATATTACTGACGACGATTACCAATACAGGAAGGCATATTGGTTATTTTTGAAGGATAAATTTTAATTAATTAGAATGTCCATTAATGTAAAAAAAGAGAGCCTGGTAAAAGAAATCCAACAGCAATTTTCCATACTGTATCCATTTTTGAAGATTGAATTTTTAAAGAAAAGCCTTACCGAACGAAGAACGGTAAAGGGAATGTATGCCATGCCACATGAAATGTTTCATACCATATGCTCAGTAAATAGCTCGGGTACCATACCTGTAGATGAAAACTTAACCGTTGCAGAAATGGAAATGGGATTTAAAAAACAATTTGGCGTTAATATGCAGGTTTACCGTAAGTCGGGAAATGTATGGATTGAAACAACACTTACGGATAAATGGACCTTAAAAAAGCAAAACCAGGAAGGGGAACAAATGAGTAAACCGAATGTATCAGGAAAAGCAACTTCATCTGGTATAAGTTTTTATGACGAAAATAACCCACCAGGCCAGGAAACAGAATAGTTAGCAGGGCAAATCCCTTATTTTTTTTTCATTTATAATAATAATTTTCGAAGGTTCAAGGTTTATTAAACCTTCCGATTTAAAGTCGGCAAGGGTACGAATTAGCGATTCAGTAGCCACACCAATTAGTTGGGCAAGGTTTTCCCTGGAAAGTTCAGAAATGCTATTATCTGCTTTTTCATTGCGGTATTTCTCTAAAACCCTTATAAGGCCAAAGGCCACTTTTTTACGCAGTGAATTATAAGCCAGGTTGATTAAGGCCTCTTCTTTTTCAAATACATTTTTGGTGATGAGTTTTATAAAATGTTTCGAAACCTGTGCATCATTTGTAAACAGGGAAAGGAATTCTTCCCTTGGTATCAGCATTAAATCTGTTTCTTCAAGTGTATCGGCGTTATCGCTATAATTCCTGTCTTCAATAATGGCATTAAATCCAAAAAAATCGCCTTTGCTGAAAATATCGGTAATAAATTCTTTGCCGTTATCATTTATTTTATAGGTTTTTACTTTTCCGTTTACAATATAATATACCGAATGGGGCCGCCTGCCTTCTGCATAAATTTTTTGCTTTTTGGCCAGGCTTTGAATTTCATTGTTATCGGAAATGAGTTGCTGTTCGCTAAAAGTTGCGGCGGTATTTAAAAACTGGCTCACCGGGGATTGTGCCTGTATTTTTAAGGTTTCGTTTTTCTGGAGCCTTATTTCTATGGCTTTTAACAGTTCTATTCCGTCAAATGGTTTGGTGATATAATCATCTGCACCCATTTCCATTCCTTTTCTGAAATCAGACTTTTCTGATTTAGCCGTAAGAAAAATAAAGGGAGTGCCGTAAGTGTCGTTATGTTTATTTAATAAATGCAAAACGCCATAGCCATCCAGCACCGGCATCATTATGTCGCATACTATTAAGTCGGGCTTTTCTTTAAGTGCGGTTTCTACGCCGGTTTTACCTTCGGGCGCAGTAAGTACCCTGTAATTGGAAAGCTCAAGTATTTCGGCAATATTTTCCCTTACTTCATTATTGTCTTCTATTACTAAAATGGTTTTCATTTTGCTTGCTTGTAAGGAACCGTAAATGAAATGCTGGTTCCATTGTTTAATTCGCTGGTTAATTGTATTGATCCATTTAATAGCTCCAGGTACTTGCTAATAATGTGCAAGCCAAGGCCGGTTCCCTGTATATTGGCAGCATTTTTTGCCCGGAAAAAACGTTCAAATAAATGCTGCTGGTCTTCTTCTGATATGCCAATACCTTCATCTTGCACTACTACCGAAAATTTATTTTTTTCAAAAGTACAACTTATATGAATGGTTGCATTTTGTGGCGAAAATTTTATGGCATTGGAAATTAGGTTAAGCATGATATTTCTGAAAATATGCTTATCAATAGTTACCGGGCTAATGCCGGTATGTTGTAAAATTATTTGCTGGCCGGTTTTGCAAATGGGCATTGTTTCATCTATAATACCTTGTAAATATTGTATAAATACTGTTACACTTTCTGTAACAGTATTGGCTCTTACCAATCCTTCTTCCAGCTTACCCAGCGATAAAAAATCTTCCAGTATGTCCTTCATATCGGCTACGGCATCTTTAATATGGCGCAGGTGTTTTTTTCGCTTTTCTACTTCCTGGGTATCATTATATTTTTCCAGTAAATAGGCGGAGGAAAGGATGGTGCTCAAAGGAGTGCGAAACTCATGAGATGCCGTTGTAACAAACCTGGATTTTAATTCATTCAGATTTTTTTCATTTTCAAGAGAACGGCTCAGCTCTTCCCTGGAGCGCTCCAGTTGGTTGAGCGTTTCAATAAGCATTGTGGTACGGGCTTTTACTTTTTGCTCCAGTTCTTCGTTAAGTAATTTAATTTCTGTAGTAACCCTTTTTAATTCATCCCGCTGGTTAAGCACCATTTCTTCACTTTTTTTCCTGGAACTGATGTCAATAGAAAAGGCAATTACATAATGTTGCCCGTTATTGCTGTAGTAACCAAGGCTTATTTCTATGGGAAATTCAGCGCCTCCTTTTTTTCTGCCATAAAGGTCACGGCCTTCGCCCATACGCCGGGGGGAAGGATGGGTATAAAAATTGTTTCTTAATGTTTCATGAAATTTCCTGAACTGGTCAGGCAGGAGTATTTCTAGGGATTGACCAATAACTTCATTTTTGGAATAGCCAAACTGGGATTCGGCAGAAGGATTAAAATTGATGATTTTCCCCTGGCTATTGCTAACAATAATGCCTATTGTAGCATGGTTAAATAAAGCCTCAAATTCTGTTGTGCCGCTCATTCAAATAAATATCACCCAATATAAGCAAAATATTTACAGCTGCAGAAAACGATAATTACATGAGTAACCTTATCAGGCAATATAACAAGATTACTACAGAGATGCCAATGGAAACAAACAAAGTGGGAATAGTTATTTTGGTTGGCATTGCCGATAAGTTAACTGAAAGTACCGCTGTTCCAGCAATAATTATGATCAACCATAGTGCAAAACTATTTCCGGATAAAATAATGAGCATAGCAGTTAAAGGAATGATGCCGCCAATATATCCCAAAATAGAAAACCCAATCCATTTTATTTTACTGGGCTCTTGTAAATCACACCAGTTTAAAAACCTTGAAATGGCGCCTCCATTGTTTGAATGAGAAGGTAAACTGCCTGATGTTATTTCATTTTGCATATTATATATATTTAATAAAACCAAATTTATACCATTTACAAAAATAACAGGGATATCCGTTAAAAAAAAATATGATTTTTTTTGTAAACGGAATGTGGATTAATAATGAATTTAAATAAAATAAAGAATATCATTTTAGGAAATGGTTTTATTGCGAAAGAAAAGATAATACCGGAATGCCCGGTATAAAAAAAGAAATGAATGGGATAAGTAGATTTTTTTTTGATTATTTCAAACACGCAAAAATAAATGTAAATTCCTGGTTACCATATCTTTAA contains:
- a CDS encoding esterase; translated protein: MTLLKSTEEALIVTQHLYYSLYLEREVIIDCYIPAGIPSLNNISLILINDGQDLPKMPFDAMLGSLIRTKEIEPIFCVGIHCSTDRKNEYGTARFLDYKGRGAKAHLYTAFIMLELLPFLRKEYRINSFKDKSFAGFSLGGLCALDIVWNQHYEFRFAAVFSGSLWWRDKSHLDKGFDENINRIMQKQIREGSYNPWLKFFFEVGTLDETEDRNSNGVIDSIDDTCATIDELVKKGYSSKTDIQYLELKDGRHDVATWARAFPEFFKWIWGTSIRK
- a CDS encoding AhpC/TSA family protein; this translates as MKKYLLLLAILPFTSFAQTATTKIKSKDIAVNQSGFTINGTVKGYEDGTLVNLLNPNSGQPEASATLKAGKFLLSGKMPFPDVRLINFNNEQKYITLFLDNSTIHLSTYRDSVQNATVTGSASHTEFMDYLKVTKPYEGLINQQGRYDAATTAKASDVLENFTKSHPGSYVSPLALYRHFQINNDAIKVEEIFNSFTQAVRTSPVGNYISQIIAEEKKFPIGKPLADFSQEDKDGNKISLSSFKGKYVLVDFWASWCRPCRAENPNLVRSFAAFKDKNFTIFGVSLDKEKQKWLDAVAEDGLNWTQVSDLKGWGNAVAQQFGINSIPQSFLLDPNGNVIGKNLRGAALENKLNAVLK
- a CDS encoding NAD(P)H-binding protein, with the translated sequence MIITIFGATGKVGKQIVKTFLNEGHTVRAYGRNVFTAAFRENKSLELLPGTLFDEEAVYNAILGSDAVLSVIGGAMDGTDKSRSLGMKNIVQQMQRAGVDRIISVGGLGILDDLTKVNGELMMDSDNFPLHFYNVSKEHFEAYKHLAASNLKWTLLGAPEILYEGPTGIYTTAANHPPETNHYHITSGDIALFMVNELNNNEFVRERVGISN
- the fsa gene encoding fructose-6-phosphate aldolase, with the translated sequence MKFFLDTANLAQIKEANDLGILDGVTTNPSLMAKEGIKGKAAIEKHYIDICNMVQGDISAEVISTDFDGIVAEGKHLAALHKNIVVKVPMIKEGVKAMKWFSDNGIRTNCTLVFSAGQAILAAKAGAKYVSPFIGRIDDTGWYGIELIHQIRQIYSVQGFKTEILAASIRNANHITQCAEAGADVCTCPLDSILGLLKHPLTDIGLAKFLEDAKKFV
- a CDS encoding DUF5103 domain-containing protein — translated: MKIHTAVKRFYFLFLLFSFTQNHAQVIEKIYKPYIATAQLYGFGNQQQLPIYTLNSKEPIQLEFDDLEGSLKSYYYTYVLCDYNWQPANLSTFDYIKGFTQNRITNYRYSSYALTRYTHYEAILPDANSLPVKSGNYLLKIFLNGDTSNLVFTKQMLVVDANSVVSAQVVQPLAPQYFKTHQRLDLSVLLPKDMNAFSAIQQVKAVILQNNRWDNAQRDVVASFQRNNTLIYNMQNVGLFPAGKEWRWLDLRSFRLQSDRVDSAHYFKKSTDIFLKPDVDRTGQRYVYFPDYDGMYNIISYESINPHYQGDYATVNFRYAPPDAKPYFGQSLYLSAAFTEYKPDDRWKLHFNDTTGFYETSAYLKQGYYNYQYILQNDGNPSSQKTLEGDYWETENSYTILIYYKSFTDRNDQLIGISQVNSRRDRPGFSF
- a CDS encoding ABC transporter permease translates to MNLSFFIARRLASVKQHSFSRFIIGLAISATALSVAVMIVALSFANGFQQVISNKVFSFWGHIRVQQNLGNGTVLSEEYPSPANDTIENYLKNLPQVASVEKYATKSAILKFNSDIESVLLKGIDRNFHFSRLQPFLQSGKWLTFPDSGYSNLVNISTYTANRLNIKPGDELLVFFFREDGTKTARKLTVAGLFKTGLEEYDKNFAIADINLLRRLNKWDSADIAAYEVYLKDYRETDSMNNKIYEELPQTWYSRSISEIYPNIFDWLKLQSQIKKILIVIMIIVAVVNLITCLIILVLERIRMTGVLKALGASNNTISGIFLYNTSFIALTGIVLGAVLGLAICFAQMKTGFIKLNEEAYFISTAAVAINCWQVFFVCLITFIVCMLTLLIPALLVRKVSVVKAVQFR